A window from Saprospiraceae bacterium encodes these proteins:
- a CDS encoding nuclear transport factor 2 family protein — protein MKYLKIYLSQITIISAFLTSCGTTKNTYTITKNYKPDDKQLYETIVKLDSTFFGAYNTCNTNLEKYASFFSENIEFYHDQGGLMTSKQDIIDATKRNICGKVTRELVKGSIEVYPIKGFGAIEIGLHKFYNNQEPVGTPSKVGRFMVIWQNKNNEWNITRVVSLH, from the coding sequence ATGAAGTATTTAAAAATTTACTTATCACAAATTACAATAATTTCGGCTTTTCTAACTTCGTGTGGTACAACAAAAAACACCTATACGATAACAAAAAACTATAAACCCGATGACAAACAATTATACGAAACAATAGTAAAATTAGACAGTACTTTTTTTGGTGCTTACAATACCTGTAATACCAATCTTGAAAAATATGCTTCTTTTTTTTCTGAAAATATTGAATTTTACCACGACCAAGGTGGCTTAATGACTTCCAAGCAAGATATAATCGATGCTACAAAAAGAAATATTTGTGGCAAAGTAACCAGAGAACTTGTAAAAGGCAGTATTGAAGTATATCCGATAAAAGGTTTTGGAGCTATTGAAATAGGTTTGCACAAATTTTATAATAATCAAGAACCTGTTGGTACACCTTCAAAAGTTGGGCGATTTATGGTTATTTGGCAAAATAAAAACAATGAATGGAATATAACAAGAGTTGTGAGTTTACATTAA
- a CDS encoding response regulator transcription factor: protein MKYTCVITDDEPLAHSVLKSHIGSYENLELVKHCYSAQECREYIASNKVDILFLDIEMPEENGINFLQSIQKKPITIFTTAYLNYTLDGFELGVIDYLVKPIRKERFRIAVNRAVDFLKLQSLQSVIESESVSDSRILIKTGTKKILINKISITHLQGLKDYVMIYCGNERHVVRSTMNVMLDLLGQVDFLHVHKSFIISKNKIQNLTSSGIEFDHFEIPVGRKYKTDVEEFIRISALSR, encoded by the coding sequence ATGAAGTATACATGTGTCATAACTGATGATGAACCCTTAGCTCATTCGGTATTAAAATCTCATATCGGATCGTATGAAAATTTGGAATTAGTCAAACATTGTTATTCTGCACAAGAATGCAGGGAATATATTGCATCAAATAAAGTAGATATTTTGTTTTTGGATATAGAAATGCCAGAAGAGAATGGTATAAACTTTTTGCAAAGCATCCAAAAAAAACCAATCACAATTTTTACCACGGCCTATTTAAACTATACTTTGGATGGATTTGAGCTTGGAGTGATAGATTATTTGGTAAAACCTATAAGGAAAGAGCGTTTTAGAATTGCTGTTAATAGAGCTGTTGATTTTTTAAAATTGCAATCGCTACAATCTGTCATCGAAAGTGAAAGTGTCTCAGATTCTCGAATATTAATCAAGACCGGTACCAAGAAGATCTTAATCAACAAAATCAGTATAACTCATTTACAAGGGTTGAAAGATTATGTGATGATCTACTGTGGTAATGAAAGACACGTAGTAAGAAGTACCATGAATGTCATGTTGGACCTGCTTGGGCAGGTTGATTTTTTGCATGTGCATAAATCATTTATCATATCCAAAAATAAAATTCAAAATTTGACTTCTTCGGGAATTGAGTTTGATCATTTTGAAATTCCTGTTGGAAGAAAGTATAAGACTGATGTTGAAGAATTTATTAGGATTAGTGCTCTGTCCAGATAA